One genomic segment of Carassius carassius chromosome 21, fCarCar2.1, whole genome shotgun sequence includes these proteins:
- the LOC132097255 gene encoding transmembrane protein 230-like encodes MPARNTINSGVRYSKLASDDDGYIDLQFKKSPPKVPYKAIALATVLFLIGSILIIIGSLLLAGYFEVNDHRDRTIPVLVIGILVFLPGFYHLRIAYYASKGYRGYSYDDIPDFDD; translated from the exons ATGCCAGCTCGGAACACTATAAACAGTGGAGTCAGATACTCCAAACTAGCCAGTGATGATGATGGATACATTGATCTCCAG TTTAAGAAAAGTCCACCTAAAGTCCCTTATAAAGCGATCGCCCTGGCAACCGTTCTCTTCCTCATCGGCTCCATTCTGATCATCATCGGATCCCTCCTCTTAGCAGGATACTTTGAAGTTAATGAT CACCGTGATCGCACCATCCCAGTCCTGGTGATTGGGATCCTGGTCTTTCTTCCGGGGTTTTACCACCTGCGCATCGCCTATTACGCCTCCAAGGGTTACCGCGGTTATTCCTACGATGACATCCCTGACTTTGATGACTGA